The following is a genomic window from Amycolatopsis sp. BJA-103.
CATCTCCAGCGCGCCGACGAGACCGCCGGGGACCTGCGGCTGGCAACGGATACCCTGAAGGCCGGCGGCGACGAGGACGTGTTGTTCCCGGCTCGCCCCGGTCGCCGTTGCTCATGGTGCGACTTCCGGCCCAGCTGTACGGCGGGCCAAGAAGCCGGTCCCGCGTCTCAGCCGTGGGAGCTGCTGGCGCCCTAGATTCTTCAGACCCGACGGATTGGACAGGCGAGGACGTGTCGTCACCGGACACCGAAGAGCTCGCGACCACACCGGCGCCACTGGGCACGGACGAGCCCGCGATGCCCGGACGCGGCCGGTTCTGGCGCGGGCTGACCGGTTCGCTCGCCGCCGGGATGGTCGTGCTCGCGGTGCTGGTCCTCGCGATCGCCGGGATCTGCCTGTTCACCGGTGCCCCGGGGCCGGGGCCGCTGATGCTGATCGGGCATCCGGTCGCGGCGGTGGTCGCGCTGCTGGCGCAACGGGGCGCCGATGGGCGCACTGGCCGCGTCGCGGGCTTCGCGGGTCTCGGGGTCGTGGTGAGCGTGACAGCGGCTTTGAGCCTGTTCTGGTGGAACTAGCCGGGACGGCAGCAAACTGCCATCCGCCCGGAAAAGGGCTTCGGTGCGGCGAAACTTGGAACTCACTGGGCGCGTCGTAGAGGAACATCCGCCGCGCAGCGAGGACGAAGGGCACCGTTGATGACTTACCCACCCCAGCCAGGACAGCCCCAGCAAGGCCCTGGCGGGCAGCAGTACCCAGAGCAGCAGCAGTACCCAGGGCAGCAGTACCAGCAGGGCGGTTACGACCAGAGCGGCGCGTACCCCCAGCAGCAGTACCCGGGCCAGCAGCCGTACGGCCAGAACCAGCAGTACGGGCAGGGCTTCGGTGGGCCGCCCGCGCCGCCGAACACCAGCAAGACCGGCCTGCTGGTGGGCATCGCCGCCGGTGTCGTCGTGCTGATCACGCTGGGGATCACCGGGTTCGTCGCTCCCGGGTTCTTCCTCGGCGACGACAAGGCCGACAAGGCGTCCGGCCCCGAAGGGACCGCGCAGGCGATCGTCGACGGCATCAACGCCCACGATCAGGCCGCGCTGACGGCGCTCAAGTGCGGGAACGCGGAAAAGGACATCGACCAGATCATCGAACGGGTCGGCGACGCGTCGAACGCCACGCTCGGCGCGGTCACCAAGGTGTCCGAAACCAAGTACACGGTGGCGGTCACGGTGAGCATCGCGGGGCGGCCGGGCACCGCCACCGGCACGCTCGCCGGTGAGGGTGGTACCTGGTGCTGGAAAGAGGTCAGCCGGCTGCGCACCCGGCCCACCACGTGACGACGGCGGGCGATAGCAAGGGACCTTTGCTATCGCCTGGCGGTCACTTGAGGGCGGCCAGGATGGGGCCGCGCTGCTCCAGCAGCACCGGACCGACCGAAGAGAGCTGCACCGGCCCGTTGTAGCCGCGCCGGTCGACACCGACGGTGCGGATCGTGGTGCCGGTCAGCTCGTCGAGGACGGAGAGCCCGCCCTGGATCGGCACGACCAGCTGTTCCCCGAAGGTGATGCCGGGGCCGACGGAGCTGTTCAGCGTCCAGCGCGGCGTGAGGTCGTCCCGCGAGAACGCCATGGTCTTCGAGCCGGTGAACCAGTAGACGCCCTGCGCGGTCCACGCGGTCGGCATGATGCCGCCCACCGGATCCTGCGCGATGTCCGCGGCGGGCACGTCGAGCGGGTACGCCGACTTCTGCACGCCGTCGCCGCCGTAGATGACCAGCAGCTTCTGTTCCGGCAGCACGATCAGCGCGAGGTCGCCGGACATCGCGACCAGCTTCGCGTTCTTCCCGGCGAGCACGGTGCTGTAGTCGACCTTCGGGTCGTCGGCCTCGTCGTTGCTCGCGCGGTAGATGGTGAAGCGGTCGGCCGGGTCGCCGGGGCAGCGTTCGATCACGCCGATCTTGCCCGCCGCGGCCGCCACCGTGCCGTAGGTGCAGCCCGTCCTCGGCTGCTTGTTCGCGTTCACGATGGCGGGGACCTGGCCGTACTCCATGCTCTTGACCAGGTCGTCGCGCCAGGTGTTGAGCAGCTTCTTGCCGGTCGTGGTGACGTGCGAGCCGTCGACGACCAGCCGGGTGCCGAGTTCGGCGTCGCCGTTGCGCTGCGCGGTGCGGCGGCCGGTCCCCGCGTCGAGCTGGGTGACCTCGCTGCAGCCGGTGTCCTTGCGGTACACCGCGTCCACCTTGATCCCGGCGAGCGCGACGGTGCACAGTTCGAGATCGCGGGAATAGCGCCACCGGACGTCGCCGGTGTACGGGTCCCGGCCGAGTACTTCGCCCTTGTCGGCGGTGACGACGCTGTTCGCCTCGCCGATCGGGACGGGCGTGGACGAGCTCGGCGCCTGCCACAGTTCGGTCAGCGAGCCGGGTACCTCCGCCGGCGCGGGCGGGAGCCCGGGCGGCAGGGTGGCGGCGACCTGCGCGACCGTCGCCGCGTTGTCGCTGGTCACGCCGATGACGACGCCGGTGACCGCGACGACCACCACGATCCCCGCGGCGAACACGCGATCCCGCGTGCGGTTCCACGGCGAGCGCCGGGCGCGTTTCCCGGCCAGCGGCGGCTCGGTGGCCTCCGGCTGGGCGGGTTCGGCGTCCAGCACGTCCTCGCTGCCGATCACGGCCGAGGTCTCCGGCTCACCGCCGTTGGACGTCTGTTCGGGATCGACGGGCACGGGCCGCGCCGGATCGTTCTCCGGCGCGGCGTCCCAGCGTTCGCTCACGTGCCCCTAGCTCCCCACGTCCGCGGTCTGAAATCCTCAGTCTGCCGACGCAGGTGTATCAGAAGTCGCCGAGGGACGGCGACGGCGGCGTCGGCGAGCCGGACGCTCGGCGCTGTCGCCGGCTTCCTTCTCGACGGCCGGACCGCTGACCTCCGGGCTCGGCTTCGCGGCGCCACGGCTGCGGCGGCGCGAGCGGGTGCGGCCCTCCGACGAGGTCTCGCCCTCGGTGCCTTCCGCGGAAGGCGCGGCGGCGGCGTCCGCCGCCTCGATCTTGGCGGCCGCGTCGGCTCCGCCGCGGGTCCGCTTGCGCGGCGTGCGGTTGCGCTTGCGGGGCGCCTCTTCGTCCTTGTCCTTCGCCGGCCCCTGGCCACGACCCCGGCGCTTGCCGCCCAGGTCTTCCTCGACCTCGGCCGAAAGCCCGGCGCGGGTCCGCTTCGACAGCGGGAGACGCCCGGTGGTGCCCTCGGGGATGCCGAGGTCGGAGAACAGGTGCTTCGACGACGAGTACGTCTCGGCGGGCTCGGGCATGTCGAGCCCGAGGAGGTCCGAGATCATCTTCCAGCGCGGCTCCTCGTCCCAGTCGACGAGGGTGATCGCGACACCGGTGCGCCCGGCGCGGCCGGTGCGGCCGATCCGGTGGACGTAGGTCTTCTCGTCCTCCGGCGTCTGGTAGTTGATCACGTGCGTGACGTCGTCGATGTCGATACCGCGGGCGGCGACATCGGTGGCGACGAGCACGTCGACCTTGCCCGCCCGGAACGCACGCAACGCCTGCTCGCGGGCACCCTGGCCCAGGTCACCGTGCACGGCGGCGGCCGCGAAGCCACGCTCGACGAGCTCGTCGGCGACCTTCTGCGCGGTGCGCTTGGTGCGGGTGAAGATCATCGTCAGGCCGCGGCCCTCGGCCTGCAGCGCGCGGGCGATCAGCTCGGGCTTGTCCATCGAGTGCGCCCGGTAGACGAACTGGGTGGTGCGCTCGTGGATCGCGCCGGCGTCGTTCTCCTCGGCGCGGATGTGCGTCGGCTGGGTCAGGAACGTGCGGGCCAGCGTGATGATCGGGCCCGGCATGGTCGCCGAGAACAGCATCGTCTGGCGCTTGTCCGGGACCATCCGCAGGATGCGCTCGATGTCGGGCAGGAAGCCGAGGTCGAGCATCTCGTCGGCCTCGTCCAGCACCAGGCCGCGGACCTTGCCCAGCACCAGGTGCTTCTGCTCGGCCAGGTCCAGCAGGCGGCCGGGGGTGCCGATGACGACGTCGACGCCGCTGCGCAGCGCCGCGATCTGCGGCTCGTACGGGCGGCCGCCGTAGATGGCCAGGGTGCGGATGCCGAGGTGCTTGCCCGCGCCCTTGAGGTCGTTCGCGACCTGGATGCACAGCTCACGGGTCGGCACGACGACCAGCACCTGCGGGGTGCCGTCGCCGGGGACCTCGACACGGTGCAGCAGCGGGACGCCGAAGCCCAGCGTCTTGCCCATACCCGTACGGGCCTGGCCGATCAGGTCGTCGCCGGCCATGGCCAGCGGCAGCGTCAGCGCCTGGATGGCGAAGGTGCGCTCGATCCCGGCCTCGCCGAGGGCCTTCACGATCTCCGGCTTGACGCCGAAGGAAGCGAAGGTGGGGGATTCGGGTTCCACCGGTGCGCCAGCCTGCAGCGGGTGCGACACGTCGAGGGCGGCCGGGCCGGTCTCGCTGTGCTCCAGCGCGACGG
Proteins encoded in this region:
- a CDS encoding Rv3212 family protein; amino-acid sequence: MSERWDAAPENDPARPVPVDPEQTSNGGEPETSAVIGSEDVLDAEPAQPEATEPPLAGKRARRSPWNRTRDRVFAAGIVVVVAVTGVVIGVTSDNAATVAQVAATLPPGLPPAPAEVPGSLTELWQAPSSSTPVPIGEANSVVTADKGEVLGRDPYTGDVRWRYSRDLELCTVALAGIKVDAVYRKDTGCSEVTQLDAGTGRRTAQRNGDAELGTRLVVDGSHVTTTGKKLLNTWRDDLVKSMEYGQVPAIVNANKQPRTGCTYGTVAAAAGKIGVIERCPGDPADRFTIYRASNDEADDPKVDYSTVLAGKNAKLVAMSGDLALIVLPEQKLLVIYGGDGVQKSAYPLDVPAADIAQDPVGGIMPTAWTAQGVYWFTGSKTMAFSRDDLTPRWTLNSSVGPGITFGEQLVVPIQGGLSVLDELTGTTIRTVGVDRRGYNGPVQLSSVGPVLLEQRGPILAALK
- a CDS encoding DEAD/DEAH box helicase, with amino-acid sequence MEPESPTFASFGVKPEIVKALGEAGIERTFAIQALTLPLAMAGDDLIGQARTGMGKTLGFGVPLLHRVEVPGDGTPQVLVVVPTRELCIQVANDLKGAGKHLGIRTLAIYGGRPYEPQIAALRSGVDVVIGTPGRLLDLAEQKHLVLGKVRGLVLDEADEMLDLGFLPDIERILRMVPDKRQTMLFSATMPGPIITLARTFLTQPTHIRAEENDAGAIHERTTQFVYRAHSMDKPELIARALQAEGRGLTMIFTRTKRTAQKVADELVERGFAAAAVHGDLGQGAREQALRAFRAGKVDVLVATDVAARGIDIDDVTHVINYQTPEDEKTYVHRIGRTGRAGRTGVAITLVDWDEEPRWKMISDLLGLDMPEPAETYSSSKHLFSDLGIPEGTTGRLPLSKRTRAGLSAEVEEDLGGKRRGRGQGPAKDKDEEAPRKRNRTPRKRTRGGADAAAKIEAADAAAAPSAEGTEGETSSEGRTRSRRRSRGAAKPSPEVSGPAVEKEAGDSAERPARRRRRRRPSATSDTPASAD